One Deinococcus carri DNA window includes the following coding sequences:
- the lnt gene encoding apolipoprotein N-acyltransferase, which yields MLYRLPFPAWPARFRNLLRPGWLGDVLSGAALALLLFLPAAAGILAPLPLAALHRRLARSPNSRMAFRHAFTFALAFFALHLAWLPLSMAGILGPLGGALTVLVLPAAALTWAAPLALTRWVFGARTLLALPFMWVILEALRAKGPLAFPWGAPGYALTDTPLAPLASLGGVSLLTLLVTVTASALAALGSRRHPGVVLALLAVWSVALLWGWRGAPAVPPPTRTAVLVQGAIDPRVKAQGRTLEELNVYLGLTRRALGRGPADLVVWPETASPLPASDPRVLGPLRNLGVPVLLGAPGDVPGQARNSAYGVDGRVTGRQDKRVLVPFGESLPFAKALGFLYTPLLSRLGMPGYISATPGRALNVLPLRDLRAGVSICYESVFPALSRQTVRAGANLLVVMSNDAWFGRGPGAEQHFRLGRLRAIETGRYLLRAGNDGVSAVVDPWGRVVFRAPRGERAAYRAPFGVASTLTPFVRYGDWTLAGSVVFLLALLHGRFRGMKKLEVPGPWLIGGEDHALGRADHAEDRY from the coding sequence GTGCTTTACCGCCTGCCCTTCCCGGCCTGGCCGGCCCGCTTTCGCAACCTGCTGCGGCCCGGGTGGCTGGGGGACGTGCTGAGCGGCGCGGCGCTCGCCCTGCTGCTGTTTCTGCCCGCCGCCGCGGGCATTCTGGCCCCGCTGCCCCTCGCCGCACTGCACCGCCGACTCGCGCGGAGCCCCAACAGCCGGATGGCGTTCCGACACGCGTTCACGTTCGCCCTGGCGTTCTTCGCCTTGCACCTCGCCTGGCTGCCCCTCAGCATGGCGGGCATTCTGGGTCCCCTCGGGGGTGCCCTTACCGTGCTGGTCCTGCCGGCGGCGGCCCTCACCTGGGCGGCCCCACTGGCCCTCACCCGCTGGGTGTTCGGTGCCCGCACGCTGCTGGCCCTGCCGTTCATGTGGGTGATCCTCGAAGCGCTGCGGGCCAAAGGGCCGCTCGCGTTTCCCTGGGGCGCGCCCGGGTACGCGCTCACGGATACGCCGCTCGCGCCACTCGCCTCCCTCGGGGGCGTGTCCCTCCTGACGCTGCTCGTGACGGTCACGGCGAGTGCCCTGGCCGCTCTGGGCAGCCGGAGACATCCCGGCGTCGTCCTGGCGCTGCTCGCTGTCTGGAGCGTCGCCCTTCTCTGGGGCTGGCGCGGCGCACCCGCCGTACCCCCACCCACCCGGACGGCGGTGCTGGTGCAGGGCGCCATTGATCCGAGGGTGAAGGCCCAGGGCCGCACTCTGGAGGAACTGAACGTCTACCTGGGCCTCACCCGGCGCGCCCTGGGCCGTGGTCCGGCGGACCTGGTGGTGTGGCCGGAAACGGCCAGCCCCCTTCCGGCTTCTGACCCACGGGTGCTCGGTCCGCTGCGGAACCTCGGCGTCCCGGTCCTGCTCGGCGCGCCGGGAGACGTGCCTGGCCAGGCGCGCAACAGCGCGTACGGCGTTGACGGGCGAGTGACCGGCCGCCAGGACAAGCGCGTCCTGGTGCCGTTCGGGGAGAGCCTCCCCTTCGCGAAGGCCCTCGGCTTCCTCTACACGCCCCTGCTCAGCCGCCTGGGGATGCCCGGGTACATCAGCGCCACCCCCGGGAGGGCGCTGAACGTGCTGCCTCTGCGGGACCTGCGGGCAGGCGTCAGCATCTGTTACGAGTCGGTCTTCCCGGCACTCAGCCGCCAGACGGTTCGGGCAGGCGCGAATCTGCTGGTCGTGATGTCCAACGACGCCTGGTTCGGGCGCGGGCCGGGTGCAGAGCAGCACTTCCGGCTGGGCCGCCTGCGCGCCATCGAGACGGGCCGCTACCTGCTGCGCGCCGGGAACGACGGGGTGAGCGCCGTCGTGGACCCCTGGGGCCGCGTCGTGTTCCGGGCGCCCCGGGGAGAACGCGCCGCGTACCGCGCCCCCTTCGGCGTGGCGTCCACCCTCACGCCCTTTGTGCGGTACGGCGACTGGACCCTGGCAGGGAGCGTCGTCTTTTTGCTGGCCCTCCTCCACGGACGCTTTCGGGGAATGAAGAAGCTGGAGGTGCCAGGGCCGTGGCTGATCGGCGGGGAGGATCATGCCCTGGGGCGAGCCGACCATGCGGAGGACCGGTACTGA
- a CDS encoding FTR1 family iron permease, whose amino-acid sequence MRRFLVLLLALLGVALAAPGQVDVTAELRTAHDLVARSLREYAAGKSGDAFRTARAAYLDHFEYAEPPLRVLNPDLILEMEYRFADLRNGMKSDASLSELRAVAGDIDDSLRKAESIVNGTGVLAPTLAATGGFTILFREGLEAALLMGAILAYLASTRNDRLRGGVWWGAGAALVATAVTWFAATFLLSIAPVSRELISAITSVIAVVILFSLSFWMLQQGDRKRSAEFMRARVSQAVQSGSLGAVALVTFTTIYREGFETVLFYQALAVASGPVLGYMYLGIALAALALVAVFAVIFRLGRRLPTQRLFPVLVTVTALFAIAFVGNGVRAFQEAGWLPVTNLYGKVPALDPNVAALTGLHPTVETLAAQLLLVLVYVVGFVLFRLRGQRRPEREAHT is encoded by the coding sequence ATGAGGCGCTTCCTCGTCCTGCTGCTGGCCCTGCTGGGCGTGGCCTTGGCTGCGCCCGGTCAGGTGGACGTGACCGCAGAACTCCGCACGGCGCACGACCTCGTGGCCCGCAGCCTGCGCGAGTACGCGGCGGGCAAGAGTGGGGACGCCTTCAGGACGGCCCGCGCGGCCTACCTCGATCACTTCGAGTATGCCGAGCCGCCCCTGCGCGTCCTGAACCCCGACCTGATCCTGGAGATGGAGTACCGCTTCGCCGACCTGCGCAACGGGATGAAGAGCGATGCGAGCCTGAGTGAGCTGCGCGCCGTCGCGGGGGACATCGACGACAGCCTGCGCAAGGCCGAGAGCATCGTGAACGGCACCGGCGTCCTGGCACCCACCCTCGCGGCCACGGGCGGCTTCACCATCCTGTTCCGCGAGGGCCTGGAGGCGGCGCTGCTGATGGGGGCGATCCTCGCCTACCTCGCCAGCACCCGCAATGACCGCCTGAGGGGGGGCGTGTGGTGGGGCGCGGGCGCGGCGCTCGTCGCCACCGCCGTCACGTGGTTCGCTGCGACGTTCCTGCTGTCCATCGCGCCCGTGTCGCGCGAACTGATCAGCGCGATCACCAGCGTCATCGCGGTGGTGATCCTGTTCTCGCTGTCGTTCTGGATGCTTCAGCAGGGGGACCGCAAGCGCAGCGCGGAGTTCATGCGGGCGCGCGTGTCGCAGGCCGTGCAGAGCGGCAGCCTGGGGGCCGTCGCCCTCGTGACCTTCACCACCATCTACCGGGAAGGCTTCGAGACGGTCCTGTTCTACCAGGCGCTCGCGGTCGCCAGCGGCCCGGTCCTGGGGTACATGTACCTCGGCATCGCCCTCGCGGCCCTGGCCCTCGTAGCCGTGTTCGCGGTGATCTTCCGCCTGGGGAGGCGCTTGCCCACCCAGCGCCTCTTCCCGGTCCTGGTGACGGTGACAGCGCTCTTTGCGATCGCCTTCGTGGGGAACGGGGTGCGTGCCTTCCAGGAGGCGGGCTGGCTGCCCGTCACCAACCTGTACGGGAAGGTCCCGGCGCTCGACCCCAACGTCGCGGCACTCACCGGCTTGCACCCCACCGTCGAGACGCTGGCGGCGCAACTGCTGCTGGTCCTGGTGTACGTCGTGGGGTTCGTTTTGTTCCGCTTGCGGGGGCAGCGCCGCCCGGAGCGGGAGGCACACACGTGA
- a CDS encoding NAD(P)-binding protein, translated as MPRPAGAPASGVAVKSDIVVIGAGQAGLSSAYHLKKRGIAPGRGFVMLDQSPEPGGAWQFRWPTLTLSTVNCGHDLSGMRFSEAVDMGAAQVQARVAVPQYFAAYEKAFGLPVYRPVRMTVVSGRGEHLRSKRTGATCRPAEASTPQEHGKARGRSRRGPISGQATAHQG; from the coding sequence TTGCCCCGACCCGCGGGCGCACCCGCATCAGGGGTCGCCGTCAAGAGTGACATCGTCGTCATCGGGGCCGGGCAGGCGGGCCTCTCTTCGGCCTACCACCTCAAGAAGCGCGGGATCGCACCTGGCCGGGGCTTCGTGATGCTCGATCAGTCGCCGGAGCCCGGTGGTGCCTGGCAGTTCCGCTGGCCCACGCTCACCCTGAGTACCGTCAACTGCGGCCATGACCTGTCTGGGATGCGCTTTTCCGAAGCGGTCGATATGGGTGCCGCGCAGGTGCAGGCCAGGGTCGCGGTGCCGCAGTATTTCGCGGCCTACGAGAAGGCCTTTGGCCTCCCGGTCTACCGGCCCGTCCGGATGACGGTCGTGTCTGGTCGCGGCGAACACCTGAGATCGAAACGGACCGGGGCGACCTGTCGGCCCGCAGAAGCATCAACGCCACAGGAACATGGGAAAGCCCGTGGCCGTTCCCGGCGCGGACCGATTTCAGGGCAGGCAACTGCACACCAGGGATGA